A genomic stretch from Phaeodactylum tricornutum CCAP 1055/1 chromosome 22, whole genome shotgun sequence includes:
- a CDS encoding predicted protein, whose translation MKLLRRNRKIKESTTASSSSDDLTAVVGPRPPPLHIASPTASKRTTGFRRRSNNNSLSATVSTSLLPFRRVESSWSVASTVSNSEDFVEDDACYCENGATLITPDAASTRDPNTASRFADPVEQHQQQLVMYEPTNPDSLTDAFGVWAQSLGSLVQSSEMATFLTTSSRVVSCAGDLALQTALLPVTLPMHVMCTTVDFMANVVSSTTGALMHHATVRLHSSAERTITITDAVAANPRSDDNGTKAKPSVADQNQEHNMGEGLVHGIFGLSDLVFGLADHVTKEVGSIMVHMVAPVLGASTGEGAAGRESDLVTIAPLTKAVSSTNGKVVSHLSDDDNFLERLRLDFSDVPSHSSEQVTDPSNTAVVAKGHSRFLLRVEDIGFEQKIGTVAYIDLQEKDHQLITAALERLVMAGLTLIANHPTVRMSHPYDTNTLSDIAWKMEGSTSKLLRKMVQLSTLERLQVLQKETLVWSGKYKIDADGTNRKAPFYLARGVVPKSPRDFLHLLWDNSRTGEYNTFCLGRKTLLTIADDILLKSPANGPVYGIKVVQSETRVPFTSLSVHVNCLMHVSELAAPDDGYVIVSRSLDSGPSGTHVEEPTSNVASKVSRPKNEILWGINVLRAVPNHPDRVDLTSVSQVGSSLVPKFLAGKIAMMGLQEFFDNVRNPKTI comes from the coding sequence ATGAAGCTGTTGCGACGGAATCGCAAGATCAAGGAAAGTACCACCgcgtcctcttcttccgacgaTCTCACGGCAGTGGTAGGTCCACGCCCTCCTCCTCTTCACATTGCTTCTCCGACGGCATCCAAACGAACAACTGGCTTCCGCCGGCGTTCGAACAacaactcactgtcagcgacAGTCTCTACTTCGCTACTACCCTTCCGTCGTGTTGAATCCTCCTGGAGTGTGGCGAGTACAGTTTCCAATTCGGAGGATTTCGTGGAAGATGATGCCTGTTACTGCGAAAACGGGGCAACACTGATCACTCCGGACGCCGCTTCAACTAGGGACCCGAACACGGCAAGTCGGTTTGCGGATCCAGTCGAACAGCATCAGCAGCAACTCGTCATGTACGAGCCCACCAATCCAGACTCTTTAACCGATGCCTTTGGAGTGTGGGCGCAGTCGCTAGGATCATTGGTGCAGTCATCGGAAATGGCCACGTTCCTCACCACAAGTTCCCGTGTGGTGTCATGTGCGGGGGACTTGGCCCTGCAAACCGCATTGTTGCCCGTCACCTTGCCAATGCACGTGATGTGTACCACTGTCGACTTTATGGCAAACGTCGTGAGCTCCACCACGGGAGCGCTGATGCATCACGCCACCGTACGCTTGCACTCGTCCGCCGAAAGAACCATTACGATAACGGACGCGGTGGCAGCGAACCCGCGCTCCGACGATAACGGCACAAAGGCAAAGCCATCTGTTGCGGATCAAAATCAAGAGCATAACATGGGGGAAGGTCTTGTTCACGGGATTTTTGGGTTATCCGATCTTGTGTTCGGCTTGGCCGATCACGTGACGAAAGAAGTCGGTTCAATAATGGTTCACATGGTGGCTCCCGTTCTCGGCGCCAGCACCGGTGAGGGTGCCGCAGGACGCGAATCTGATCTAGTCACTATCGCTCCGTTAACGAAAGCGGTCTCCTCCACCAACGGCAAGGTTGTGTCACACTTATCAGACGATGACAATTTTCTCGAGCGGCTTCGTCTCGATTTCTCCGATGTGCCATCACATTCGTCCGAACAGGTCACGGACCCTTCCAATACAGCCGTTGTTGCCAAGGGACACAGTCGCTTTTTGTTACGGGTGGAAGATATAGGGTTCGAACAGAAAATCGGAACCGTCGCTTACATCGATTTGCAGGAAAAGGACCATCAACTCATCACTGCTGCACTCGAGCGCCTTGTGATGGCAGGCCTCACTCTCATCGCGAACCATCCAACCGTCCGCATGTCCCATCCCTACGATACCAATACGCTTTCCGATATTGCGTGGAAGATGGAAGGCTCTACTTCCAAGCTGCTCCGAAAAATGGTTCAACTGTCCACCTTGGAGCGATTGCAAGTACTACAAAAGGAAACACTTGTCTGGTCGGGCAAGTACAAGATTGATGCAGACGGTACGAATCGCAAGGCACCCTTCTACCTGGCGCGCGGCGTTGTTCCCAAATCTCCACGCGATTTCTTGCACTTACTCTGGGACAATTCACGAACGGGCGAATACAATACTTTTTGCCTCGGTCGGAAAACCCTTCTTACCATTGCCGATGACATTCTCCTCAAAAGTCCAGCCAACGGTCCTGTGTACGGCATCAAAGTGGTGCAAAGCGAAACACGCGTGCCCTTTACCTCACTGAGCGTCCATGTAAACTGTCTCATGCACGTCTCTGAATTGGCCGCCCCCGATGACGGATACGTCATTGTCAGTCGGAGTTTGGATTCCGGTCCATCCGGAACACACGTGGAGGAGCCGACCAGTAACGTCGCTTCCAAAGTTTCGCGTCCGAAAAACGAAATTTTGTGGGGCATCAACGTGCTGCGGGCCGTGCCGAATCACCCCGATCGGGTGGACCTCACAAGTGTTTCTCAAGTGGGATCGTCCCTCGTTCCCAAGTTTTTGGCCGGCAAGATTGCCATGATGGGTTTGCAAGAAttcttcgacaacgttcGGAACCCCAAAACAATATGA
- a CDS encoding predicted protein (Precise function unknown. Contains N-terminal targeting peptide and ankyrin domain proximal to C-terminus.; Ankyrin-repeat-containing gene of unknownn function): MSLLSKRRMSPVLLCLLPVWLPLWLSSPTPCAAFWNVQTENGAAEVVDHDSGTHNRDADTPAEYGVDVSFPMHHHQVSNNYAWLPHNTDSSVPTPPEYRDMSVQPLGNMQARYDTFLQECVEYYGKKGERCVSTEQDRIAMSLRQPQSMQNYTELGYKKIRAPEAVYKLIREFWDRNNKEQKIEQWGVGNTYTNNWKAPTYMVSVEDKGLRGGGYVLKQKIWDAARDTIQEWTGEELTQCSLYGIRVYKDGAVLAPHVDRLPLVSSAIINVASEVDEPWPLEVIGHDGRAQNVTMEPGDMVLYESHSVIHGRPFPLKGWVANLFVHFEPTGHSLRHSADVEDLGQKDVHERYKDALARGFGGHENENSGLPPYLLPGTPEENHWRKQHPSGHKSQQKSFATGTTTAHVAAQKGSLGELKAEINRKKDAIHARDENGWTPLHEGARSGHLDIVKYLVELGADVNATTSSGGGTALWWAKETFGAEGNPVIDFLESMGALNAGPEL; the protein is encoded by the exons ATGAGTCTTTTATCGAAACGACGAATGTCTCCGGTTCTGCTCTGCTTGCTTCCCGTGTGGCTGCCGTTGTGGTTATCGAGTCCCACACCGTGTGCCGCGTTCTGGAACGTACAAACCGAAAACGGGGCAGCGGAAGTAGTCGATCACGACTCGGGCACGCATAATCGCGATGCCGATACTCCGGCGGAATATGGTGTCGATGTCTCTTTTCCCATGCATCATCACCAAGTCTCCAACAACTACGCTTGGTTGCCGCACAATACGGATTCTTCCGTCCCCACGCCTCCCGAATATCGGGACATGTCTGTCCAACCCCTCGGGAACATGCAGGCTCGATACGATACCTTTTTACAGGAATGCGTCGAGTACTACGGCAAAAAAGGTGAACGTTGTGTGTCGACCGAACAAGATCGCATCGCCATGTCGCTTCGACAACCCCAATCGATGCAGAATTATACGGAACTGGGCtacaagaagatccgcgCGCCCGAAGCCGTCTACAAGCTTATTCGGGAGTTCTGGGATCGTAACAACAAGGAGCAAAAGATCGAGCAGTGGGGTGTGGGAAATACATACAC CAACAACTGGAAGGCTCCCACTTATATGGTATCAGTG GAAGACAAAGGTCTGCGTGGCGGAGGTTACGTTTTGAAACAAAAGATTTGGGACGCCGCTCGCGATACCATTCAGGAATGGACGGGTGAGGAACTCACACAGTGTAGTTTGTACGGTATTCGGGTGTACAAAGACGGTGCCGTCCTGGCCCCGCACGTTGATCGGTTGCCCTTGGTCAGCTCGGCCATTATCAACGTGGCCTCGGAAGTCGACGAACCCTGGCCTCTGGAAGTCATTGGACACGATGGCCGTGCCCAGAACGTCACGATGGAACCGGGAGACATGGTCTTGTACGAATCGCATTCAGTCATTCATGGGCGTCCGTTCCCACTCAAGGGATGGGTTGCTAATCTATTTGTACACTTTGAACCGACCGGCCATTCGCTGCGGCACAGCGCGGATGTGGAAGATCTCGGGCAAAAAGACGTACACGAACGTTACAAGGATGCCCTGGCACGGGGCTTTGGTGGAcacgaaaacgaaaacagTGGATTGCCTCCTTACCTCTTACCCGGAACTCCGGAAGAAAATCACTGGCGAAAGCAGCACCCGAGTGGACACAAGTCCCAGCAAAAGAGTTTTGCCACAGGCACGACCACGGCACACGTTGCTGCACAAAAGGGCAGCCTCGGTGAACTCAAGGCTGAAATCAACCGCAAGAAAGACGCTATACATGCACGGGACGAGAATGGATGGACGCCCTTGCATGAGGGTGCTCGTAGCGGGCATCTGGACATTGTCAAATATCTGGTGGAACTTGGAGCCGACGTGAACGCTACCACGAGCAGTGGAGGAGGTACCGCGCTTTGGTGGGCTAAGGAAACGTTCGGCGCCGAAGGAAATCCCGTTATTGACTTTCTTGAAAGTATGGGCGCTCTGAACGCCGGTCCAGAACTCTAG
- a CDS encoding predicted protein (Precise function unknown. Contains N-terminal targeting peptide and ankyrin domain proximal to C-terminus.; Ankyrin-repeat-containing gene of unknownn function): MLQFPPVLTAVTLACTVVFTRAQQQSSPVDYGVDVSFPMHHAVPSTNYAWLPHNMDPSLPTPPEYQDMSVQPLGDMKAKHEHFMNGCSDYYESMGDRCWSNERDRITMSLRQPQSMRNYTEFGFTKIRAPDHVFSLIQEFWQANKDKQKLERWPAGNIYTNHWESPTYLVSVEDTSLDGGGFVLKQHIWNAARDTIQDWTGQQLAECSLYGIRVYKEGAILSPHVDRLPLVASAIINVDQDVDEPWPLEVIGHDGIARNVTMEPGDLVLYESHSVLHSRPFPLKGRFMSNVFIHFEPIGPIAGQIEYTGDLPPYLIPGSPEEKNWRRSNPNGHKIVGNRAFATGSTEAHHHASKGDLEQLQRILDKNADLVNARDKNGWTPLHEAVRTGDERLVELLLDRGAEVNARTGEKGEGGTALWWARKFNEEESPVMRLLKERDGKFYGPNTEL; the protein is encoded by the exons ATGCTCCAGTTCCCCCCCGTCCTTACCGCGGTGACCTTGGCCTGTACCGTAGTCTTCACTCGGGCGCAGCAGCAATCGTCCCCCGTAGACTATGGTGTCGATGTT TCCTTCCCAATGCACCACGCCGTTCCGTCCACCAACTACGCTTGGTTACCGCACAACATGGATCCTTCCCTCCCCACACCTCCCGAATATCAGGACATGTCTGTCCAACCCCTCGGGGATATGAAGGCTAAACACGAACACTTCATGAACGGCTGCTCCGATTATTACGAAAGCATGGGTGATCGCTGTTGGTCGAACGAACGGGATCGGATCACAATGAGCCTGCGACAACCCCAGTCTATGCGCAACTACACCGAATTCGGCTTTACCAAGATTCGGGCCCCGGATCACGTCTTTTCTCTGATTCAGGAATTTTGGCAAGCGAACAAGGACAAGCAAAAACTGGAACGGTGGCCGGCTGGTAACATTTATACCAATCACTGGGAATCGCCCACGTACTTGGTTTCCGTG GAAGATACTTCCCTTGATGGAGGAGGTTTTGTACTGAAACAGCACATCTGGAACGCCGCCCGGGATACCATTCAGGATTGGACGGGTCAGCAATTGGCCGAATGCAGTCTGTACGGCATTCGGGTTTACAAAGAGGGTGCCATATTGTCACCGCACGTAGATCGATTGCCGTTGGTCGCTTCGGCGATCATCAATGTCGATCAGGACGTTGATGAGCCCTG GCCACTGGAAGTGATCGGACACGACGGTATTGCACGTAACGTCACCATGGAACCAGGAGATTTGGTTCTCTACGAGTCGCATTCCGTCTTGCATTCGCGTCCCTTCCCGCTCAAGGGACGTTTCATGAGTAACG TGTTTATTCATTTCGAACCAATTGGACCGATTGCTGGGCAGATTGAATACACCGGAGACCTTCCTCCTTACTTAATTCCCGGCAGCCCGGAGGAGAAAAATTGGCGCAGAAGTAATCCCAATGGGCACAAGATTGTGGGAAATCGCGCTTTCGCTACCGGCTCGACCGAAGCTCACCACCACGCTAGCAAGGGTGATTTGGAACAGCTGCAGCGCATTTTGGACAAGAATGCGGACTTGGTTAATGCGCGAGACAAGAACGGTTGGACTCCCTTGCACGAAGCGGTCCGTACCGGAGACGAACGCCTCGTTGAGCTTTTGTTGGATCGGGGCGCCGAAGTGAATGCTCGCACGGGGGAGAAAGGAGAAGGCGGTACTGCTCTTTGGTGGGCGCGCAAATTTAATGAGGAAGAAAGTCCAGTGATGCGCCTCTTGAAAGAACGTGACGGCAAGTTTTACGGACCCAACACTGAGCTTTGA
- a CDS encoding predicted protein has translation MGKEFRGDFSRSGRIHFLSALRGSLLLVVAVSSFSIFRMWNRSISGGMGGNTFGDGRLPLSGTDNNTGEVGWTRWDAHLPFRPTVDDVCGGCRLAETRDGKTCGQLILDRVLERNTSVRAAANFVALNQSRYCKQCHISHPSCNSTVYNQYWRFDHVRPRPIRPNDGLPARTHYFESLPSEFRLPDLSSTNFALFFRNSSNWLSNRTFYFEFNPTIIPLPWKQTPPDLLSPLMQKDRAHFYLAAYRISDLQDCFTPEQVRVGHFRNEKGIHEPATELLGLAILDAGLSMVRETIVKAHHKDVRLFLLNTQIYIGIYHVIRPIWIHPGAVPQNIPPESLQHREKLFPDSQLRSFPVIEQKHYACCTSPTCNGKNFNYFSLPTGEIFVETNPVNPHVVELMNMTQRCQKRNYGTMKIDVALAEEYDKARVHVWSTKATPSESFFTTDEIYFPSKGVYRLPYTRDRGTACCVTIQDVRLGQNSLGASLMVGVSHTKIPMFGNWYETFRASHNLSFAARQYSSRLYAFEPKPPFRIVARSGSFCMGFPESSEETNENPYIKYVRSKPMIVGEELECPSITFVSGICEAIDDPSIAPISYGMNDCAPRIVKVPKSELIRLLFPSL, from the coding sequence ATGGGTAAAGAGTTTCGTGGCGACTTCTCCCGTAGTGGTCGTATCCACTTTCTCAGCGCCTTGCGCGGCTCTTTGCTGCTGGTTGTTGCTGTTAGTTCGTTTTCGATTTTCCGAATGTGGAATAGATCGATTAGCGGTGGAATGGGTGGAAATACTTTTGGGGACGGGAGATTGCCACTATCTGGCACGGATAATAATACCGGTGAAGTTGGATGGACAAGATGGGATGCCCATTTGCCCTTCCGACCGACGGTGGACGACGTTTGCGGTGGATGTCGACTTGCAGAAACACGTGATGGAAAAACTTGTGGACAGCTGATTTTAGACCGAGTTTTGGAGCGCAATACATCAGTTCGAGCCGCTGCTAATTTCGTTGCTTTAAATCAGTCGAGATACTGCAAACAGTGTCACATATCGCACCCCTCGTGCAATTCGACAGTGTATAATCAATACTGGCGATTTGATCACGTTCGACCTCGACCCATTCGGCCCAATGATGGTTTACCCGCTCGGACTCATTACTTCGAGTCGCTTCCCTCAGAATTTCGACTACCTGATCTCAGTTCCACAAATTTTGCTCTGTTTTTCCGTAACTCTTCAAACTGGCTTTCCAATCGAACCTTCTACTTCGAGTTCAACCCAACTATAATTCCCCTGCCTTGGAAGCAAACACCACCAGACCTGCTATCGCCACTGATGCAAAAAGACAGAGCGCACTTTTACTTGGCTGCGTATAGAATCTCGGACCTTCAGGACTGCTTTACGCCAGAGCAGGTCCGGGTGGGTCATTTTCGGAATGAAAAGGGAATTCATGAGCCAGCTACAGAACTGCTTGGATTGGCAATTCTCGATGCGGGCTTGTCAATGGTAAGGGAAACAATTGTGAAAGCGCATCACAAGGATGTACGCCTGTTTTTGCTGAACACCCAAATTTACATTGGCATTTACCACGTCATCCGCCCTATCTGGATTCATCCAGGAGCGGTCCCGCAAAATATCCCACCAGAGTCTTTGCAGCACAGAGAAAAACTATTTCCAGATAGTCAGTTGAGGTCATTTCCCGTAATTGAACAGAAGCATTACGCTTGTTGTACTTCCCCAACATGCAACGGCAAGAACTTCAATTATTTTTCCCTTCCGACTGGCGAAATATTTGTGGAAACGAATCCAGTTAATCCGCATGTCGTTGAGCTCATGAACATGACTCAAAGGTGTCAAAAAAGGAACTACGGGACCATGAAAATAGACGTTGCTTTGGCAGAAGAGTACGATAAAGCGAGAGTGCATGTTTGGTCCACTAAAGCTACCCCTTCAGAGTCGTTTTTTACGACGGATGAAATCTATTTTCCAAGCAAAGGAGTGTACCGGCTTCCATATACGCGCGATCGAGGGACCGCATGCTGCGTAACAATCCAAGATGTTCGGCTGGGGCAGAACTCGCTTGGTGCGAGTCTGATGGTGGGAGTCAGTCACACCAAAATTCCAATGTTTGGCAACTGGTACGAAACGTTCCGGGCGTCGCATAACCTTAGTTTTGCGGCGCGACAGTATTCTAGTCGATTGTACGCGTTTGAGCCGAAACCTCCCTTTCGGATAGTCGCGCGTTCTGGAAGCTTCTGTATGGGGTTTCCCGAAAGCAGTGAGGAAACGAATGAGAATCCTTACATAAAATACGTACGAAGCAAGCCCATGATTGTCGGTGAAGAATTGGAGTGTCCTTCGATTACGTTTGTGAGTGGCATTTGCGAAGCTATTGATGACCCATCCATAGCCCCAATAAGCTATGGAATGAACGATTGCGCTCCAAGAATTGTGAAGGTCCCAAAGTCGGAACTGATCCGACTCTTATTTCCATCACTGTGA
- a CDS encoding predicted protein, with protein MSFLQLFIIALVIHSHNAMGSSFQPYILAEKNSNLDEKSVQDQLKHAGFEVLGTTYPAKGYTTVTFSHPDLKKEAAKAVVPLGAVLRASLVQTKAGTEVSYCSPHWWAYATRLAGSSSDKLARKLADTFGNESSFGCAKGRTESKLRNFNYAMGMPRVSDVDVLSTFDSQLEAILALNQNIKSSPHMDIVYSLDIDKKTRLIGVHLKDGKGSDETVIGVADALSNPKQGGLYGPYEIYIQNGKVMAPRGRFRIAVAFPDLSMSTFMKIVAAPGAILDAFKSVADKKAIAVK; from the coding sequence ATGTCTTTCCTGCAACTTTTTATCATCGCTCTTGTCATCCATTCCCATAACGCCATGGGGTCGTCTTTCCAACCTTACATTCTTGCCGAGAAGAACTCCAACTTGGACGAGAAAAGCGTGCAGGACCAGTTGAAGCACGCTGGTTTTGAAGTATTGGGGACAACTTATCCGGCCAAGGGATACACAACCGTCACCTTTTCACATCCCGACCTTAAGAAAGAAGCCGCCAAGGCGGTCGTCCCACTCGGTGCGGTCTTACGCGCTTCGCTCGTCCAGACCAAGGCTGGTACAGAGGTGTCGTACTGTTCGCCGCACTGGTGGGCTTACGCTACCCGATTGGCCGGCTCGTCATCTGACAAGCTCGCTAGGAAATTAGCGGATACTTTCGGCAATGAATCATCATTTGGATGTGCCAAGGGGCGTACCGAGTCCAAGCTACGTAATTTCAATTATGCGATGGGCATGCCGCGTGTCTCGGATGTCGACGTATTGAGCACCTTCGACAGCCAATTGGAAGCAATTTTAGCTTTGAATCAAAATATAAAGTCTTCTCCACATATGGACATTGTATATTCTTTGGACATTGACAAGAAAACCCGTTTGATTGGCGTACATTTGAAGGATGGGAAGGGTTCCGACGAAACGGTCATCGGTGTGGCCGATGCCTTGTCCAATCCCAAACAGGGCGGTCTATACGGTCCCTACGAAATATATATTCAGAACGGAAAAGTCATGGCTCCTCGTGGTCGCTTCCGAATTGCAGTGGCTTTTCCCGATTTGTCGATGAGTACCTTCATGAAGATCGTCGCAGCACCCGGTGCTATTTTGGATGCTTTCAAATCTGTAGCAGACAAAAAGGCCATTGCCGTCAAGTGA
- a CDS encoding predicted protein, with amino-acid sequence GASMYVKRDDCTGGVELGGNKCRKLEFLLADALAHNHNAVVTIGGLQSNHCRATAAASRMVGLEPHLILRTTKNKDLDREKINTELTGNILMDRILGSKLYTCTPGEYGRLGSDELVARLSRCIKQSSNGTTHPYSIPVGGSNAIGTWGYINAVDELMSQLQDINLPLDYIVFACGSGGTAAGISLGVALAFQALSRQSAALTIPKVMAVGVCDDPDYFYHHVASIADQMGLQNLSGGMSTEAFVRQNMNVLQGKGCGYAISTPEELEFAAHFARDTGIVLDPVYSGKALFAFVRLMEEDPACFRDKNILFWHTGGALGLYDKVPSL; translated from the coding sequence GGTGCTTCGATGTACGTAAAAAGGGATGATTGTACGGGGGGCGTGGAGTTAGGCGGCAATAAGTGTCGGAAACTGGAATTTTTACTCGCCGACGCATTGGCGCACAATCATAACGCTGTTGTCACAATTGGTGGCCTGCAAAGTAACCATTGCCGGGCAACGGCGGCCGCCTCGCGCATGGTTGGACTCGAACCGCATTTGATTCTACGAACGACCAAAAATAAGGATTTGGACCGTGAGAAGATAAACACTGAACTGACGGGCAATATATTGATGGATCGCATACTGGGTAGTAAGCTATACACGTGTACGCCGGGCGAATACGGTCGTTTGGGGTCGGACGAGTTAGTTGCTCGTTTGAGCCGTTGTATCAAACAGTCTTCCAACGGAACGACCCACCCGTATTCAATCCCCGTTGGTGGAAGTAATGCGATTGGTACCTGGGGATACATCAATGCCGTGGATGAGCTGATGTCCCAGCTGCAAGATATCAATTTGCCCTTGGATTACATCGTGTTCGCGTGTGGAAGTGGAGGAACAGCAGCTGGTATTTCCCTGGGTGTGGCCTTGGCGTTCCAAGCGCTCTCTAGGCAATCAGCTGCCTTGACGATTCCGAAAGTCATGGCAGTTGGTGTATGCGATGACCCTGATTACTTCTATCATCACGTAGCCTCAATTGCTGATCAAATGGGTCTCCAGAATTTATCGGGCGGCATGTCGACCGAAGCCTTTGTGCGCCAAAACATGAATGTCCTTCAAGGAAAAGGATGTGGCTACGCTATAAGCACACCAGAAGAGCTCGAGTTTGCTGCACACTTTGCTCGTGATACAGGCATTGTTCTGGATCCGGTCTACTCAGGCAAGGCACTCTTCGCTTTTGTTCGGCTGATGGAGGAGGATCCAGCATGTTTTCGGGACAAAaatattttgttttggcaCACCGGAGGCGCCTTGGGTCTGTATGACAAGGTCCCGAGTCTT
- a CDS encoding predicted protein encodes MDFDAAARRLAKEQSQIHSRRTQSRRVEISARAKREAVHRQAQQARLVEEKREKQRQHDFITTYMRQCDRMLGLKGLGNDNGSLLLRATSIHGQGDKIALPPSVLQFLTNTGLEMADTPWTFRIAIRNTSYEFPASPLLKSMSIPRKSHTVDEEDSDSEEDTNATSAYLDEMTYRYLAYTHATVVEFTQDEGCVGIPEPIAAALLSQRGRGDVLTTRTTDPSANTHDKSKDVSESETDMNRSTNNETDEGKTPGHIAWGAFDVPDCLIEVSLVHLPKGQACTLVPTQEALKNGFHNLKDVKLVLEQSLIRTRATLSVGDLVHSWHRGKKYDLTVRDVAPSTFNAVLCINTDIEVEFGRNERSMDSDEASVLHNELKATLSGRRLGDPIDCPTRDNVTEFDSNMQRIADELTPEPPLEQNSGVCIVQIRGDGTHARRRFDVQNSTVNDLFAFASFVVGTGSPFRLVTRFPRRVFIPDHASISLADAGIADGQELFLIERI; translated from the coding sequence ATGGACTTTGACGCTGCCGCTCGTCGGCTGGCCAAGGAGCAATCGCAAATACACAGTCGTCGAACTCAAAGCCGCCGAGTCGAAATTTCCGCACGCGCCAAGCGCGAAGCAGTGCATCGTCAAGCGCAACAAGCCCGGTTGGTCGAAGAAAAACGCGAGAAACAGCGTCAGCACGACTTCATTACAACTTATATGCGACAATGTGACCGAATGTTGGGACTTAAAGGCCTAGGGAATGATAATGGCTCATTGTTGCTTCGTGCGACTTCGATTCACGGCCAAGGTGACAAGATTGCGCTGCCACCGAGTGTCTTGCAGTTTCTCACAAACACCGGACTGGAAATGGCAGATACACCCTGGACCTTTCGAATCGCAATTCGCAACACTAGCTATGAATTCCCGGCATCGCCCTTGCTAAAATCCATGTCAATTCCAAGGAAGAGTCATACCGTAGATGAGGAGGACTCcgattcggaagaagacACGAACGCTACCTCGGCATATTTAGACGAAATGACGTATCGTTACCTGGCCTACACACACGCAACCGTCGTAGAATTTACACAAGATGAGGGGTGCGTGGGCATCCCCGAGCCTATTGCTGCTGCTTTACTTTCACAACGTGGTCGCGGAGATGTACTTACGACGCGCACTACTGATCCTTCTGCAAATACCCACGACAAGTCTAAAGACGTTTCCGAAAGTGAAACGGACATGAACAGAAGTACAAATAACGAAACAGATGAGGGAAAGACTCCTGGACATATAGCGTGGGGTGCGTTCGACGTTCCCGATTGTTTAATTGAAGTTAGTCTGGTACATCTTCCGAAAGGGCAAGCATGTACATTGGTTCCGACACAAGAAGCTCTCAAAAACGGCTTTCACAACTTAAAAGACGTCAAGTTGGTGTTAGAACAGTCACTGATACGAACACGCGCAACTCTTTCCGTGGGAGATTTGGTACACTCCTGGCATCGTGGAAAAAAGTATGATTTGACTGTGCGAGATGTGGCTCCTTCAACTTTCAACGCGGTACTATGTATTAATACGGACATTGAAGTCGAATTTGGGCGTAATGAAAGGTCAATGGACAGCGATGAAGCTAGTGTCTTACACAATGAGCTTAAAGCTACATTGTCTGGACGGCGATTGGGTGATCCAATCGACTGTCCAACACGGGACAACGTAACAGAATTTGACTCGAACATGCAACGCATCGCGGATGAATTGACACCGGAGCCTCCCTTGGAACAGAATTCAGGTGTTTGTATAGTGCAAATTCGGGGGGATGGAACTCATGCTCGCCGTCGTTTCGATGTCCAAAACTCCACCGTCAATGATTTATTTGCATTTGCCTCATTCGTCGTAGGAACCGGATCTCCGTTTCGACTGGTGACACGGTTTCCTCGTCGCGTCTTCATTCCAGACCATGCATCCATTTCTCTTGCGGACGCGGGTATCGCTGATGGTCAAGAGCTGTTCCTTATAGAACGAATATGA
- a CDS encoding predicted protein: MGESRYQDPAYSVMRGADGRLYRFPISEQSREDSQIVRGSDGRLYRLRKTVEDDAYSPPLAGQKLYRDEHTVRKPIRRELQLEEESLPSVDEPLHFAASTRQPFMPVTESLRKPSRTLEKIPSKPRRKRITVVVEDASDSEYENDEHKSTWRNRVPSPNESWMEPISMP; this comes from the coding sequence ATGGGTGAATCTCGATATCAAGATCCCGCGTATTCCGTGATGCGAGGCGCAGATGGTCGTTTGTACCGCTTTCCAATTTCAGAACAAAGCCGGGAAGATTCACAAATCGTGCGTGGATCCGATGGACGACTCTATCGCCTTCGAAAGactgtggaagacgacgcTTACAGTCCGCCGTTGGCTGGCCAAAAGCTATACAGGGATGAACACACTGTGCGAAAGCCAATTCGACGTGAGCTTCAACTTGAAGAAGAGTCGCTACCATCAGTGGACGAGCCACTACATTTTGCAGCGTCTACTCGACAACCCTTCATGCCGGTGACAGAATCTCTACGAAAACCAAGTAGAACCCTTGAAAAGATTCCGAGCAAGCCGAGACGCAAGCGTATCACAGTGGTGGTTGAGGATGCTAGCGACAGCGAATACGAAAACGACGAGCACAAATCTACATGGAGAAACCGTGTGCCTTCTCCTAATGAAAGTTGGATGGAACCAATCAGCATGCCTTAG